The Thalassophryne amazonica chromosome 20, fThaAma1.1, whole genome shotgun sequence sequence GGAAGGCGTCGCTGGTGCGGCACGTCCGCAGCCACACCGGCGAGAAGCCGCACATCTGCACGCACTGCGGCCGCAGCTTTGTGGAAAAAGGCAACCTGACCGTGCACTTGCGACTGCACACCGGGGAGAAGCCGTACAACTGCATGACCTGCGGGGGGCGCTTCAGCCAGCTGTCCGGCTACAACAAACACCCCTGTCAGAAAAGACACAAAGACCCCAAGTGATCTTTGACCTCTTCAAGCATCTGACTCATCTGTCCGTCTGTTGCGGCAAAGTGCCTGAACGTTTAATTAATCCACAACatggataaaaaaataaataaaacaccaaTGATCAAACGATTTCTAACATTACAAAATGTTTGTTAAAAAGAGTCTTGGATACTTCAATatgcaatatatttattacagttTGTAGtaattttactttaatttttgaccctttTAACAGTGAAATGTTACTGTCCATTGCTGATGATGATCTACATTTTGTAACACTGCATTTCTAATCACACATCAGAACACGCAGATCCAAATTGTTTGACCTTGTAATTCCAGAGGAATAGAGACAAACCCTgagtattattattaaattagtgTTGAATTTGTCCCTGAATTCTGCATCTACAACATATTTTACATGCAAAAGCTGTGAAAAGGTATTTATTTCTACTTTCGGGATTTcacatttgtttttaacattaaaCAGAAAAATCCAAGTGTTTGAATATGAATTGGATCAGGTTTCAACAAAAACCACTGATGACCAAAGAGACTCCAGATCATTTAAATTATTCTCCCCGGCAGCTAAAGTTATTacgattattattatttcttgttCTTACCAAAACCAGTGACACCAATCAGCCACACGCACAAACATTAATATTTGCTGTCTCCAACTTATGATCTTTCCAGCTGTAATTTTTAAAAGCAGAATTGTGAATATTAATGAAATCCCAACTTGGTGAGGTCAgtaatacagctggtttttatttccacATGAAGCATGTGAAGTCAAATGCTTCTCtcgaatttttttttaataagcgtGCTCAAACTGCCACTGTACAAACCACAGGACCACATGGGCATCTAAGTttaaattattaatttcactttgaaATGtaagaacattttttaattttgtgaaaaagctttttttttcccaccacAGCATCAAAAAGTTTGTGTGTCTGTTAGAATCTCAAACACACGATTCATTTGGCTGTATCTTTTGTAACACCTCCAATTCCATGTTATCTGTATTTTGGACAAACTGCGCCCCCACCTGGGCCTCTGCATGCATACAGTCTGGTTCAGACAGACGACTGGGCCTTTGGCAGAAGTCTGCAGTCTGACCACCTGATTGTCCATTTCATTTGGATTTCATTGTCTGTGTGTGAGAATTAACAACATTACAATATGACTTACATCTGTGCCCTTTTATATGTGCTTTCAGACaaagcttttatttttattttttatttattaaagttGACCGCATTCAGGAAGTCACCAAAGTGCTGCTGAATGTGACAGAGTTTGAGTCAGTGATTAATCTCAATGCTGGGGTTTTCTGTTAGTGTGGTCTAGATTAAACTTGTGACATTTCCACATTTGGAGAACTGTCACGAGCGTGCGCGTGCAAAGATCCGGTGATGTCAAGAAGTCACGGAAATTAATGAAaatatttctgtataaatgtcaAACACTCGCCCTGATGTGTTTATCTGAGGTCTGAGAACATCGACTGTGGGCTCACACGTCACTGCTTCTACCACACCGCAAaaccctggatggcaaccacccaggcagataaccagtTCGTCTCCACCTCGCCACAGTAACCGTCGATCTGCTGCAGTAAAGGGACGCGTGGCCATGTGCTTGACCTCCAACCAGCGAGTCATGATTGCTGGATCATAACTCCAAAGATTtggatcttcattcttttattttgcaGGATTTATGAGTGTGATGCTGCGTTACAGAATCTGCTGGAAACCCCATAACCTCATGTATGCATGAGCAATGTTGGGAAAATGCAACATTCTGGATCATAAAGTGTTACACAATCTTATGTATGGGTGTCATTTTTAGCTGATAAacttcactttgagcagatggtttGCCAGTGAAATCACCTAGTAGAGACAATAGAACCCGTTTgaccctcaaagcgctttataataatggaatgaataataattataatggaaaaataaatattCTATATATACTTTGGACTATGTATGAGTGAAAGTTCTGGAGTCatggggttaaaaaaaacagcaaaaatgatcaaatgttaaagttggtcaagttttggtaaaaaagtgatacaaattattccAGCtggtggttttaaaaaggaatattttTCACCATCTTTTTATGCTTAGTTAACGTCATAGAAGCCAAAGGGCGAcaaccttatttgacctttactttggagacattaAATTTATATgagtcctcatttattattttatcctTTAAGATTGAACATTAAAGCCATTACTTTTGTTTCTGTTCGAGATATGCTGTTTGTGGAAGAGAATATTGAAGACACTGTGTTGACAGCTTCTTGTTATTATTTTTAGTTATCTTAAGTTTTCCAACGACAGAACACGTTAACACCGTCATTCGAGTCACGGCAAAACGTAATCTATAACCGCCGGAAGATGGCAGTAATGCAACAGTTAACTACCGACACcaccaaagaagaagaaataaagcGAGAAGAAGCAGCCACCCGGAAGTTCATACAGTAAACAGTTGAGCAGACGTTTTTCTGgccgttatattttcacttttagCGTCATTTTGTCGCTAAAATGTCGAAAATCGAGATGCTCCGTATTCTGATCAACGAGCGGCTGACTGCGGCCGCGGAGGAGATCTTCGGAGTTTTCGGAAGAACCATCGCCGAGTACGAGGAGGAAATCAGCCTCTTGAAGGGGGAGATCGACCGCCAGCAGAGGCTTCTGGATTTGCGCAAGAAGCCGCGCGTTTCTCTGCAAGACGGCGCAGGTGTGCCCGCCGATGATGTGAGCAGGCACCCAGGTGGGCCCACGTGACCCGTCTTGTCCACAACGACCCATGAAACCGGATTAGATCCAGGATCAGGTCTCCCACGTGCCTTCTGACACGTTGTGGCTGAAGTTTAGCATCTTCTTTATGTGGAAATAGTCTCTGTTCTACTCCAACATGAAGATTTATAATATAAGTGGCTCGCTGTGCACAGTTCCTGTCCTGGGTTTTAACATGCACATGAATAGGAATCACTTACTCATTAAGTGGTCATGACAGTATATTAACAATTTGCATATTGATGACCCCTGCACCTCAAAGCGTGACACACCACTCTCCACTGTCAAAGTACATGTGCTGACATACCAGCCCCATATTTATGTTATGTGATCAATATGAAATCTTGCACTATTGCACATCACTAGAGGTTTCCCTCCTTCGTCtccttgcacggtcactcagcTTTCGAGAACCTTCTCTCCTGCAGACAGATTTACTGtgcagtaccacactgtttaAAAAGTACAAGTAATTCAATGTTTGTCCAAATTCTTACGGCCTCTGAAAGTGGTGTACAAAAACGTCTAATTCTGAAATGGTTAATGTGAGACTTTTTGAATTAATGCTGAAAGTCGACACTATGAGAACATTTGGATTGTTTAATTTGAAGACAAATTATGGCACTTTGTAGAGGTTTTCTTTTTGTGAgaaagtactgtattttccataCTGTAGTACAATTCACACCTGTtacaaaaatgcctcttgaagaggaaaaacgcaTATATAAAAGttacaatttttgttttttgtatcatcacctcaattttgttttttttttttgtgtgtgtgtgcgcacactgtATAAATAGTCATAATTATTATCAATaaagaatgtgttttttttaagtatataaatcacactggagtataagttgtagGACCTCCCAatttagtaaaataaataaataaaaacaatttatACTCTGGAGAATACAGTACTTGTGATCTGCTCCTGATGAGGTTTGAAATGATGGGCGAGTAACGGTGCAACAGTCAATTGAAATACTTCAATTCCTTCATGAATCCAGAAAAATTTAAGGATAAATTTAAGGATAAATTTTTCTCATTCAGACAGAttattcaaaattcagtggaggaaaaaaaaaacctgcagtgaGCGAGTCACCCAACCCTAAATCCACTTAAgcacatagttaaaaaaaaaaaaaaacaagcataaaCTTGAACATGTCCCAGTACTTATGGTCCCAGCGGGAACTTGCAAGAAAATGCTTCCCCTCCCACCAGCAGTGAGAGTTCAGTTTGTTAGATACAAACTGTTGCTTTTCAAAACAGACTGATTTGTTTAcaatttcattcattcacaaagtttcattccatttatttatttattgtttgtttaaaACAACaacgacaaaaaaaacaaataggtTTTGCAGTGTATGACTGTTATTCTTTTGGTCTTCAGCAGATTTCTCAGAGCCGCACAGATGGACTGCTAGTCCGGATGACGTAAAGGCTTCTGACATCAAAGAGGAAGAGGAAGAGCTATGGTCCAACCATCAGGATGAGTCGCTGGCAGCGGCCAAGCAGAACCAAACGAGCATTGTGGCATTCCAGAGTAGCAGCACAGGAAACCAGCAGGACCCCGAAATACTTCCTTCTTCGCTGCCGCACATCCAAAGTCGGGATCCAGATGACTCTGATAACGGCGGCTCAGTCCTGCAAACCTCCACGGATCCCGATGAAGACTTCCCTGATTCGTCAGACCTGCCTTTAGGTGACGGCCAGCTCGACTGTCTCAAACTGGATGCATCACTTTGCGAGGTGGTGGACTCGTACATTTGTAGCATCTGCGGTCGGGTGTTCGCGCAGCGCGGACACTGGGCCAAACACGTGCAGGTGCACCGAAAGGCTGAGAAGAAAGTCGATAAGTCTTACGTGTGCAACATTTGCGGGAAGAGACTCACACGGTTTGACGGCTACCAAAAGCACCTGAGGATTCACACGGGAGAGAaaccgtactgctgtgaaatttgtggcCGAAAATTCAGCGACAACTCCAACTACAAGCGACACGTCCGCATACACAAGTCTCAGCTGAGGCTCCAGGACAACATGGTGTTCGGATTCACGCCACAGTGACCGGCAGGATGAAGTAAGACTGACGCTTCGCTTGAGTCCATCAGTGTTTTTAAACACAGACCTTTAACTCACTGTGGACGTGGAATGGATTCTGTTTGGTTGTGGTTCTGTTTGGAGCCAATGAAATATCAGGATTGAACGTGTCGACCGCGACTTGATAAATGAGCGTGTTTTTCTACAAACAAGCAAGCTGCTGTTAGAAGTTGATCGCGCTCTGGAACGAGACTAGTTTACACTCTGAAAGCACTTTAACTTGAAAGAAGTTCTCGCCTCACTTTTGTTTGTCAATTTTTGTCATGCCAGAGAATCTGTTTCCAACCTGCAGCCACCTCCTaccaaaaaacaacattttttgtttgtttgtttttacatcacCTACGCATCCATGGTAGCTAAGTATAGATCACATTTTCGAGAAATTAGCAAGCTAAGAAAAAACAGTGAAGCTGTCTGAGGGCCTTTTTGGGGACTTCAGATCTGCAATCAACAAATTAACCCGAGAGCTTCGGCACAAACCGCCGTGGCTCCGAGCTCTCGAACGCCAAAACAGGCCTCGCGTCGTCGCTGCTACATACGGCTTAAATTTGGAACTTTTGCATTTTCAtgcatatagtaagtcccttcggctgctcccttgtttgcactcggggtctccacagcaaatccaaggtgaatctgcatgttgaactggcacaggttttacgccggatgcccttcctgacgcaactccacattacatggagaaatgtggcaggggtgggatttgaacccggaaccttctgaactgaaaccaagcgcattaaccacttggccatcacccctgctaTATGCACCCTGTATATGCATTTTCATGCATATACATGGAAAAAATTGTTTTATGATTCTAAAATAATAGACTTGAAAGATGTAAGTTTAAGTTAATTTGCATAATTTGAGGGGCGTGGCTTTCGAAAAGTGCAGACATTTTCAGTGACATCAGACCCTCACTGTGGTTCCTCCAGTCAGTTCAGTATCAGTAGAACAAGGTGCTAGAGTCAGAACTGGTTGGAGGAACCATCATGTGGGTCCAATGGGTTGTTTTCTGACTTTCAACTTCTTTCTTAATGTTTTAACACTATTTAGTCACCTGAAGTCATATGGACAACAAAGCAAGAGACTCCTTTGTTTTCATACTTTTTTATGTCTTTAACCCGCAGAAAGCTGTGACATTAAAGTCCATTCAAAGTTCATGAACTGGAATGagtccatctttaaaaaaaaaaaaaaatcattgatcaTGTTTTTGATTTTCTTTCTCTGACAAGGTAAACCACTTTGGGAGCAGTGAAGGTTTTGTGGAACGATTAAAAATAATCTCTGGTATTTAAATCCTATTAACTGAACAAGATTTTGCTTCACAAAAATTTTCAGTAAATTTCAgtgagaataaaatgattaagtaCATGGTCATTTATCAATTTGTCAGTGTATTAAATTTCAGAGAAACTCATTTTTATTTgttcaaacaccccccccccacccccaccccaaaaaagggGGGTAAAAAGCAGTTCTTTCATGCTCTAATACACAAACTGTTTCATACACAGTTTGTGTAAGAAACTGATTTAACGGAACAGGTATCGGCCTCAACTCTATAAAAATttggggtctgttagtgaagcttagggctagcaacaggggatcaccttagtaatttctctgctttcctgttgatttactgctgatgaattataccttaggtgtcaTTTTATTCCCTCTGTCCGAGGTACGAACGGCCGATGGATCCAAACTGAAGGGCCTGGAGGGACTGTGAGATGGAAGGCATGAGGCAGGTGCTGCATGTTGCAGTCCTCATGTGAAATTTAGCCTGTCGTGGGGACAGACCCACTGATGTCGTggacgacccctgcctgtggtgcttttatattattatgttggttgatcactatgtaacacaatttttgttcctggcttctaagtgttatattccaactgcttatgtctaaagtctataggaaaattactacattcagcacaaactttgattttattttatttatttttttacgttctagaaagttctaaaagtttcttaaaatttctagataattctggaaacttctagaaaattctggacagttctagcagttaaagaatattctagaagactactcagtagtagtgaaggcaaatcgagaatattcttgaaaacagacatttcaaaatatcattgtcctgaagcaaagtttctgtggaataacagctattttctatttatttaaggcataacaggttaggaaaacacactgtgtacccaggaacaaaacaaaaataaaaatttgttacatagtgttatctattttctgtttcttcagctttgtaaaaaccttgtaactgttagaatggcctaagcagtgggtcaccccattgagtctggtctgcttcaggtttcttcctcaatatcatcagagagagtttttcccttaccgctGTTGCCTGTGTGGTTGCCCTAGGGGTCCAAaaggttagcccttacttgtgtgaagcgcctggaggcagctttgttgtgatttggcgctatacaaacaaaataaattaaaaaatttaattgaaaattgaaattaactGATTTCCAGTGTAATATATTTTAATTGTGTCTTCAGAGTCTGAGGGgtgagattaaaaaaaatcattttacgtTGTCCTCAATGATCAGTAACC is a genomic window containing:
- the LOC117502188 gene encoding zinc finger protein 181-like isoform X2, whose protein sequence is MSKIEMLRILINERLTAAAEEIFGVFGRTIAEYEEEISLLKGEIDRQQRLLDLRKKPRVSLQDGAGVPADDVSRHPDFSEPHRWTASPDDVKASDIKEEEEELWSNHQDESLAAAKQNQTSIVAFQSSSTGNQQDPEILPSSLPHIQSRDPDDSDNGGSVLQTSTDPDEDFPDSSDLPLGDGQLDCLKLDASLCEVVDSYICSICGRVFAQRGHWAKHVQVHRKAEKKVDKSYVCNICGKRLTRFDGYQKHLRIHTGEKPYCCEICGRKFSDNSNYKRHVRIHKSQLRLQDNMVFGFTPQ
- the LOC117502188 gene encoding zinc finger protein 181-like isoform X1 codes for the protein MSKIEMLRILINERLTAAAEEIFGVFGRTIAEYEEEISLLKGEIDRQQRLLDLRKKPRVSLQDGAGVPADDVSRHPADFSEPHRWTASPDDVKASDIKEEEEELWSNHQDESLAAAKQNQTSIVAFQSSSTGNQQDPEILPSSLPHIQSRDPDDSDNGGSVLQTSTDPDEDFPDSSDLPLGDGQLDCLKLDASLCEVVDSYICSICGRVFAQRGHWAKHVQVHRKAEKKVDKSYVCNICGKRLTRFDGYQKHLRIHTGEKPYCCEICGRKFSDNSNYKRHVRIHKSQLRLQDNMVFGFTPQ
- the LOC117502188 gene encoding zinc finger protein 181-like isoform X3, whose amino-acid sequence is MSKIEMLRILINERLTAAAEEIFGVFGRTIAEYEEEISLLKGEIDRQQRLLDLRKKPRVSLQDGAADFSEPHRWTASPDDVKASDIKEEEEELWSNHQDESLAAAKQNQTSIVAFQSSSTGNQQDPEILPSSLPHIQSRDPDDSDNGGSVLQTSTDPDEDFPDSSDLPLGDGQLDCLKLDASLCEVVDSYICSICGRVFAQRGHWAKHVQVHRKAEKKVDKSYVCNICGKRLTRFDGYQKHLRIHTGEKPYCCEICGRKFSDNSNYKRHVRIHKSQLRLQDNMVFGFTPQ